Proteins from one Choloepus didactylus isolate mChoDid1 chromosome 4, mChoDid1.pri, whole genome shotgun sequence genomic window:
- the CHAC1 gene encoding glutathione-specific gamma-glutamylcyclotransferase 1: protein MKQEPAAQSIPPPSPPSPPSAQHPRDDSDPPALWIFGYGSLVWRPDFAYKDSRVGFVRGYSRRFWQGDTFHRGSDKMPGRVVTLLEDHEGCTWGVAYQVRGEQVSEALKYLNVREAVLGGYDTKEVTFYPQDAPDQPLKALAYVATPQNPGYLGPAPEEAIATQILACHGSSGHNLEYLLRLADFMQLCGPQAQDEHLAAIVDAVGTMLPCFCPSKQALALV, encoded by the exons ATGAAGCAGGAGCCCGCGGCTCAGAGCATCCCGCCCCCCTCTCCTCCCTCGCCGCCCTCCGCGCAGCATCCCCGGGACGACAGCGATCCTCCAGCGCTGTGGATTTTCGGGTACGGCTCCCTGGTGTGGAGGCCCGACTTCGCCTACAAAGACAGCCGTGTGGGCTTCGTGCGCGGCTACAGCCGCCGCTTCTGGCAGGGAGACACCTTCCATCGGGGCAGCGACAAGATG CCTGGCCGCGTGGTGACCCTTCTTGAAGATCATGAG GGCTGCACTTGGGGCGTGGCATACCAGGTTCGAGGTGAGCAGGTGAGCGAGGCCCTGAAGTACCTGAACGTGCGGGAGGCGGTGCTTGGTGGCTACGACACCAAGGAGGTCACCTTCTACCCCCAAGATGCCCCCGACCAGCCACTGAAAGCCTTGGCCTACGTGGCCACCCCACAGAACCCTGGTTACCTAGGCCCCGCGCCTGAGGAGGCCATTGCCACTCAGATCCTGGCTTGCCACGGCTCCTCAGGCCACAACCTGGAGTACTTGCTGCGCCTGGCAGACTTCATGCAGCTCTGTGGGCCCCAGGCGCAGGACGAGCACCTGGCGGCTATCGTGGACGCCGTGGGCACCATGCTGCCCTGCTTCTGCCCCAGCAAGCAGGCTCTGGCACTGGTCTGA
- the DLL4 gene encoding delta-like protein 4, which yields MAAAARSASGWALLLLVALWQQRAAGSGVFQLQLQEFANEHGVLASGQPCEPRCRTFFRVCLKHFQAVVSPGPCTFGSVSTPVLGTNSFTIGDDTSGGGSNPLQLPFNFTWPGTFSLIIEARHAPGDDLRPEALPPDTLISKIAIQRSLAVGENWFLDEQTSPPTRLRYSYRVICSENYYGDSCSRLCKKRNDHFGHYVCQPDGSLSCLPGWTGEYCEQPICLSGCHEQNGYCNKPAECLCRPGWQGRLCDECIPHNGCRHGTCSTPWQCTCDEGWGGLFCDQDLNYCTHHSPCKNGATCSNSGQRSYTCTCRPGYTGMDCELELSKCDSNPCRNGGSCKDREDGYHCLCPPGYYGLHCEHSTLSCSDSPCFNGGSCQERNQGASYVCECPPNFTGSNCEKKADRCTNNPCANGGQCVNRGLNHICRCRPGFTGSRCELHISNCARSPCAHGGTCHDLESGPMCTCPAGFSGQRCEVRLPSDACSSGPCFNGATCYTGLSPDNFACHCPYGFVGSRCEFPVSVPPSFPWVAVSLGVGLVVVLVLLGMVAVAVRQLRLRRPDDGSREAMNNLSDFQKDNLIPAAQLKNTNQKKELEVDCGLDKSNCGKQQNHTLDYNLAPGPLGRGTVLGKYSHSDKSLGEKAPLRLHSEKPECRISAICSPRDSMYQSVCLISEERNECVIATEV from the exons ATGGCGGCCGCGGCCCGGAGCGCCTCTGGCTGGGCGCTACTGCTGCTGGTGGCACTTTGGCAGCAG CGGGCGGCTGGCTCAGGCGtctttcagctgcagctgcaGGAGTTCGCCAACGAGCACGGCGTGCTGGCCAGCGGGCAGCCGTGCGAGCCCCGCTGCCGGACCTTCTTCCGCGTCTGCCTTAAGCACTTCCAAGCGGTCGTCTCGCCTGGGCCCTGCACTTTCGGCAGCGTCTCTACGCCGGTGTTGGGCACCAACTCCTTCACCATCGGGGACGACACTAGCGGCGGGGGCAGCAACCCTCTCCAACTGCCCTTCAATTTCACCTGGCCG GGTACCTTCTCGCTCATCATCGAAGCTAGGCACGCACCGGGAGACGACCTGCGGCCAG AGGCTTTGCCACCAGACACGCTCATCAGCAAGATTGCCATCCAGAGGTCCCTAGCTGTGGGTGAGAACTGGTTCCTGGATGAGCAGACCAGCCCCCCCACGAGACTGCGCTACTCTTACCGGGTCATCTGCAGTGAAAACTACTATGGAGACAGCTGCTCACGCCTGTGCAAGAAGCGCAATGACCACTTCGGCCACTACGTGTGCCAGCCAGATGGCAGCCTGTCCTGCCTGCCCGGCTGGACTGGAGAGTACTGTGAACAGC cTATCTGTCTTTCTGGCTGTCATGAACAAAATGGCTACTGCAACAAGCCTGCGGAGTGCCT CTGCCGCCCAGGCTGGCAGGGCCGCCTGTGTGACGAATGTATCCCCCACAATGGTTGTCGCCACGGCACCTGCAGCACCCCCTGGCAATGCACCTGTGATGAGGGCTGGGGAGGCCTGTTCTGTGATCAAG ATCTCAACTACTGCACCCACCACTCCCCCTGCAAGAATGGTGCGACGTGTTCCAACAGCGGGCAGCGGAGCTACACCTGCACCTGTCGCCCCGGCTACACTGGCATGGACTGTGAGCTGGAGCTCAGCAAGTGTGACAGCAACCCCTGTCGCAATGGGGGCAGCTGTAAG GACCGGGAGGATGGCTACCACTGCCTCTGTCCCCCGGGCTACTATGGCCTGCACTGTGAACACAGCACTTTGAGCTGCAGCGACTCTCCATGCTTCAATGGTGGCTCCTGCCAGGAGCGCAACCAGGGGGCCAGCTACGTCTGCGAATGCCCCCCCAACTTCACTGGCTCCAACTGTGAGAAGAAAGCAGACAGGTGCACTAACAACCCATGTGCCAATG GAGGCCAGTGCGTGAACCGAGGTCTGAACCACATATGCCGCTGCCGTCCAGGATTCACAGGCTCCCGCTGTGAACTCCACATCAGTAACTGTGCCCGCAGCCCTTGCGCCCACGGGGGCACCTGCCATGACCTAGAGAGTGGGCCCATGTGCACCTGCCCTGCTGGCTTCTCTGGCCAACGCTGCGAGGTGCGGCTGCCCAGCGATGCCTGTTCCTCGGGGCCCTGCTTCAATGGAGCCACCTGCTACACCGGCCTTTCCCCGGACAACTTCGCCTGCCACTGCCCCTACGGCTTCGTGGGCAGCCGCTGCGAGTTCCCTGTGAGCGTGCCGCCCAGCTTCCCCTGGGTAGCTGTCTCCCTGGGAGTGGGgctggtggtggtgctggtgctgctgggcATGGTGGCGGTGGCCGTGCGGCAGCTGCGGCTCCGGCGGCCAGACGACGGCAGCAGAGAGGCCATGAACAACTTGTCGGACTTCCAGAAGGACAACCTGATCCCTGCTGCCCAGCTCAAGAACACAAACCAGAAGAAGGAGCTGGAAGTGGACTGTGGTCTGGACAAGTCCAACTGTGGCAAGCAGCAGAACCACACGTTGGACTATAATCTGGCCCCAGGGCCCCTGGGGCGAGGGACCGTGCTGGGGAAATATTCCCACAGTGACAAAAGCTTAGGGGAGAAGGCGCCACTGAGGTTACACAG TGAAAAGCCAGAGTGTCGGATATCAGCGATATGTTCCCCCAGGGACTCCATGTACCAGTCCGTGTGTTTGATATCAGAGGAGAggaatgaatgtgtcattgccacgGAG GTATAA